A genomic region of Nostoc sp. UHCC 0702 contains the following coding sequences:
- a CDS encoding DUF1822 family protein, producing the protein MYSLSDATNDFFEINQTGEIINLESEYFTQALLTSQNYPVQSKQWQIYLQFLAFLAVNEWLEKREPTFSINQAEFLAWQSQYTYVNDTAFNVSLGNFKVCIIPVISISQEEVTVCEEVVVPRAMIDLPEFNSHFYIVIGIEEEIEVATIKGFLRYDELVEYKPELQPELDWNYHLPLTWFHNDCHELLLDLQCLSPTAITLPEIPSDRQNILATIQSELLNLLPQLHHRPLWQVLTWEQGIALLTTPDLLNWLYQSLQENTPASTKHLSDLLQILTQQAVNVRAWLNNQIDEVIQGLTWQVLAPPSPLLATTQTPEQELDNILTNIQSAYEINIPEFAGRAYREFSLENRLRLYAVTWQLPEENQSWSLLLILKTVSSNQPTSTFTLRVSDQTSILAEEQLQPSQQQQYIFTLLEGSYHDKFLAKIISSNGQIQTLPPLEFSRK; encoded by the coding sequence AATTAATCTAGAATCAGAATATTTTACACAAGCGCTCTTAACTAGTCAAAATTATCCCGTTCAATCTAAACAATGGCAGATTTACTTACAATTTTTAGCATTTTTGGCTGTTAATGAATGGTTAGAAAAACGCGAACCTACTTTTTCTATTAATCAAGCTGAATTTTTAGCTTGGCAATCTCAATATACTTATGTGAATGACACTGCATTCAATGTATCTCTCGGAAATTTTAAAGTTTGTATAATTCCTGTCATTAGCATCAGTCAGGAAGAAGTCACTGTATGCGAAGAAGTAGTTGTACCGAGAGCAATGATAGATTTACCGGAATTTAATAGTCATTTTTATATAGTCATTGGTATTGAAGAAGAAATAGAAGTAGCTACTATTAAAGGCTTTTTACGGTACGACGAACTCGTCGAGTATAAACCGGAATTACAGCCAGAATTAGATTGGAATTATCACTTACCTTTAACTTGGTTTCATAATGATTGCCATGAGTTATTACTTGATTTACAATGTCTATCACCCACAGCAATTACTTTACCAGAAATTCCGAGCGATCGCCAAAATATTTTAGCCACAATTCAGTCAGAACTACTAAACTTATTACCCCAATTACATCATCGTCCTTTGTGGCAAGTTTTAACTTGGGAACAGGGAATAGCATTACTCACAACACCAGATTTACTCAATTGGCTTTATCAGTCTCTGCAAGAAAATACACCAGCTTCAACTAAGCATTTATCAGACCTACTACAGATTTTGACACAGCAAGCAGTGAATGTGAGGGCTTGGTTAAACAATCAAATAGATGAAGTTATCCAAGGATTAACCTGGCAAGTCTTAGCGCCTCCATCTCCATTACTAGCAACAACCCAAACCCCTGAACAGGAATTAGATAACATCCTCACAAACATTCAAAGCGCCTATGAAATCAATATTCCAGAATTTGCAGGTCGTGCTTACAGAGAGTTCAGCCTAGAAAATAGATTACGATTGTATGCAGTCACGTGGCAACTACCAGAAGAAAACCAAAGTTGGAGCTTATTACTAATATTAAAAACTGTTTCTAGTAATCAACCAACCTCTACATTTACATTACGAGTGAGTGACCAAACCAGCATTTTGGCAGAAGAACAACTACAACCATCACAGCAGCAACAATATATATTCACCCTCCTAGAAGGCAGTTACCACGATAAATTCTTAGCCAAAATAATATCATCCAACGGGCAAATACAAACATTACCTCCCTTAGAATTTTCCAGAAAATAA
- a CDS encoding CHASE2 domain-containing protein: MKRTTFHLHVTKIKTVCQFELQTQGQKITEQIDYPASLTKSYEDWQKAYLNYYRHLRDKKTLNHLQRQELTDAHLRGWKAINKNLRGKKLISGGGNTPVDYNRQLRDTETQLLHEFQRWLLSPDLVNIRSEIANAARKLSNENQSVEVFLTCTPVELARLPWETWQIGTDLGIPEKIHIYRTPATIRNQPVHYVHRKIRILAIIGYDTHLNFETDKQEVESLKSIAEVKFVGWNTEATKVLNQANAIELKTQIFHAINDQRGWDVLFFAGHSNETILTGGELGIAPNVSLAIQDIQEALKKAQQRGLQFAIFNSCSGINIAESLINLGLSQVIVMREPIHNQVARKFLMQFLHSLAEYKDVYEALLDACQYLKQQVTRFSFPSAYLIPSLYRHPDAELFRIKPFGFRSLIKRWFPTRQEIKWLSVLLFISLLPPLQDFLLEPRILLQAVYRQLSFQVPQKVDAPIVLLQIDNKSLKQDNIEQRSPLDYSYLAKLIQKLSESNAKLIGIDYVLNETDIQPENTQKLSQTIRDAINKKTWFIFAYDNDTDFKEDKASEQVVSYKWRIDGDIRFLPGYVELLPNNSNVLPFSYIIYLSYLLNQSNSPNIPQPDLQNSTPFQNSIWEYLNNNNTTFWQRDRLLPITLSSQKFLQEWFRPILDFSIPPDRAYNKISACELLNSCSTSKMNLLKNLDQQIVILAPGGYREAGVTKQGEDNQSKPLAIAFWNGWGNGKFTGGEAHAYMVHHLLKQRLVIPVPDFLMILLAALLAKSITVIVLGNPSYRKRLIINLWVGVGIYVIISLQVYFSAAILLPWFLPTVTFWHYIRSALRRNSSG, encoded by the coding sequence ATGAAGCGAACAACCTTTCACCTCCATGTAACAAAAATCAAAACAGTCTGCCAATTTGAACTACAAACTCAAGGACAGAAAATTACTGAACAAATTGATTATCCTGCATCCTTAACCAAAAGTTACGAAGATTGGCAGAAAGCCTATTTAAATTACTATAGACACCTGCGAGACAAAAAAACCCTCAATCATCTGCAAAGACAAGAATTAACTGATGCACATCTGCGAGGCTGGAAAGCCATCAATAAAAACTTGCGAGGTAAAAAACTGATCAGTGGAGGAGGAAACACACCTGTTGACTACAACAGACAACTTAGAGATACAGAAACTCAATTGTTGCATGAATTTCAGCGTTGGTTGCTAAGTCCTGACTTAGTAAATATTCGTTCTGAAATTGCCAACGCGGCGAGAAAACTGTCAAATGAAAATCAGTCCGTTGAAGTCTTCTTAACTTGTACCCCCGTAGAACTAGCAAGATTACCTTGGGAAACTTGGCAAATTGGTACAGATTTAGGCATACCAGAAAAAATACACATTTACCGCACTCCAGCTACAATTCGCAATCAACCCGTGCATTATGTGCATCGCAAAATCAGAATTTTAGCTATTATTGGATATGACACCCACTTAAATTTTGAAACCGACAAACAAGAAGTTGAATCACTTAAGTCAATTGCAGAGGTAAAATTTGTTGGCTGGAATACAGAAGCAACAAAAGTTTTGAATCAGGCTAATGCAATAGAATTGAAAACTCAGATATTCCATGCAATTAATGATCAACGCGGTTGGGATGTATTGTTTTTTGCCGGACACAGTAATGAAACTATCTTAACTGGTGGAGAATTAGGTATTGCACCAAATGTATCTCTAGCAATTCAAGATATTCAAGAGGCGCTAAAAAAAGCTCAACAACGAGGACTTCAGTTTGCTATTTTCAACTCTTGTAGTGGCATAAATATAGCCGAATCATTAATTAACTTGGGTTTAAGTCAAGTAATAGTGATGCGGGAACCAATTCACAATCAAGTAGCAAGAAAATTTTTAATGCAGTTTCTCCATAGTTTAGCCGAATACAAAGATGTCTATGAAGCTTTGTTAGATGCTTGTCAATATCTTAAGCAACAAGTAACTCGTTTCTCCTTTCCTTCAGCTTACCTGATTCCCTCACTCTATCGCCATCCAGATGCGGAACTATTTCGCATTAAACCTTTCGGTTTTCGGAGTTTAATTAAAAGATGGTTTCCAACAAGGCAAGAAATCAAGTGGCTATCAGTATTATTATTTATCAGTTTATTACCGCCATTACAGGATTTTTTATTAGAACCAAGAATCCTACTTCAAGCCGTCTATCGTCAACTTTCATTTCAAGTACCTCAAAAAGTTGACGCTCCTATAGTATTATTACAAATTGATAATAAATCTTTAAAGCAAGATAACATTGAACAACGTTCCCCTTTAGATTACAGTTATTTAGCAAAGTTAATTCAGAAACTGTCTGAATCCAATGCTAAATTAATTGGTATCGATTATGTTTTAAATGAAACTGATATACAGCCTGAAAATACCCAAAAGCTGAGTCAAACTATCCGTGATGCTATTAATAAAAAAACTTGGTTTATCTTTGCTTATGACAATGATACAGACTTCAAAGAAGATAAAGCTAGTGAGCAAGTTGTTAGTTATAAATGGCGTATAGATGGAGATATTAGATTTTTACCTGGATATGTTGAACTGTTACCCAATAATTCAAATGTACTGCCTTTCTCTTATATCATATATTTAAGTTATTTACTAAATCAAAGCAATTCTCCTAATATACCACAACCTGACTTACAGAATTCAACACCTTTTCAAAACTCAATATGGGAATATCTAAATAATAATAATACTACATTTTGGCAGCGCGATCGCCTGTTGCCAATCACTCTATCTTCCCAAAAATTTTTGCAAGAATGGTTCCGTCCGATTCTTGACTTTTCTATTCCCCCAGACCGAGCATATAACAAAATCTCAGCCTGTGAATTACTCAATTCTTGCTCAACAAGCAAGATGAATCTTCTCAAGAATCTAGATCAACAAATTGTCATTCTTGCACCTGGTGGATACAGAGAAGCCGGAGTCACAAAACAGGGTGAAGATAATCAAAGCAAACCCTTAGCCATAGCTTTCTGGAACGGTTGGGGAAATGGTAAGTTTACAGGTGGTGAAGCTCATGCATATATGGTTCACCACTTACTAAAACAGCGGTTAGTGATACCAGTTCCAGATTTCTTAATGATTTTATTGGCTGCTCTCCTCGCAAAAAGTATTACAGTGATAGTACTGGGAAATCCTAGTTACCGCAAACGTCTGATTATAAATCTCTGGGTTGGAGTGGGTATTTATGTAATTATTTCCTTACAAGTTTATTTCTCAGCAGCAATTTTATTGCCTTGGTTTTTACCAACAGTAACTTTCTGGCATTATATTCGCTCAGCTTTAAGGAGAAACAGTAGTGGGTAA
- a CDS encoding DUF928 domain-containing protein has product MGKLNLSKLAWGNILIITLLTVLPTQATIRPRSQNLLTTEINHHYLAFSWGNIFQTLRRRKVPGGGKPGNSVCTIAPQRLVEPNLQSKHNPGEILDIWSVNPVFIWYSKRSNIKQIELLQAQTKEVLWSQEIKPGQTSIIYNGKPLQPGETYLWKLYVPFAVEQTPKFKILELAERSKITNELQQLVAQLKSQRANAESITLKRASYFAEKGMWSDALQEIYAVPNPSLQLKQIKQEIPSAEYCQELDTAKKVVVGN; this is encoded by the coding sequence GTGGGTAAACTGAACTTATCAAAGTTAGCTTGGGGAAATATATTAATAATTACTCTTCTAACAGTACTGCCAACCCAAGCGACAATTAGACCTCGAAGTCAAAATTTATTAACAACAGAAATCAATCATCATTATTTAGCTTTTTCCTGGGGTAATATTTTCCAAACATTGCGCCGTCGAAAGGTTCCAGGGGGAGGAAAACCAGGAAATTCAGTTTGTACAATTGCACCCCAGAGACTTGTAGAGCCTAATTTACAAAGTAAGCACAATCCAGGGGAAATTCTGGATATTTGGAGCGTTAATCCTGTATTTATTTGGTACAGTAAACGCTCAAATATTAAACAAATTGAACTTTTGCAAGCCCAAACCAAAGAGGTTTTATGGAGTCAGGAAATTAAACCAGGACAGACCAGTATTATCTATAATGGTAAACCACTCCAACCTGGCGAGACATACTTATGGAAACTATATGTTCCTTTTGCGGTAGAACAAACACCCAAGTTTAAAATTTTGGAATTGGCAGAACGGAGTAAAATTACAAATGAATTGCAGCAATTAGTAGCACAATTAAAGAGTCAAAGAGCCAATGCAGAAAGTATAACACTGAAGAGAGCAAGCTACTTTGCAGAAAAAGGAATGTGGTCGGATGCGTTGCAAGAAATCTATGCAGTGCCAAATCCATCATTGCAATTAAAGCAGATTAAACAGGAAATTCCCTCTGCTGAATATTGTCAAGAATTAGACACAGCAAAAAAGGTTGTTGTGGGTAATTGA
- a CDS encoding CHAT domain-containing protein — protein MQLKKIFILAIATFITTFLHSSINFKGLTPVEQVLAQTPADRKAEADRLYQQGDQQIQIGQPKAALQFFQQALVIYQKIGDRNGEALSLNYIAIVERARGDYTQALNFYNQALNIFRELGDRLNEGTALNNIGKVYEGLGQYPQALDFYQQALAIRRQVGDKSGEAFTLNDLGFINTSLGQYPQALNFWQQSLDIFRQIGNQRQEASTLNSIGFYYRTIDQYPKAIDYYQQAFVIFKKLGIRRGEAAYFNNIGDFHRYQGEYSQAQELFQQALAIFKEVGDRTGEGVALSNIGRVYNHQDQFPQALKFFGEALAIFKEVGDKVGEARTLRYIGSTFYQSGKFVEAEKTLRDGIELLESLRPRLSDANKISIFETQTITYQLLQKVLIAQNKNNEALEISERGRARAFVQLLQSRLSPSLQSDENIPKVKTEGIQKNAKAQNAIFVQYSIITDEFKFAGTQQSKESELYIWVIKPTGEVTFRKVDLKPLWQKQNTSLKDLITTTRTSLGIDDKSRNLFDVKIVNPQDEKIQKQSLKTLHKLLIQPIANLLPTDPNQRVVFVPQGDLFLVPFPALQDEKDKYLIEKHTILTSPAIQVLELTRQQRNKVKQASVSEALVVGNPTMPNFAAKIDEKPQKLATLPGAKREAEAIAPILNTKALTGDAATETAIKAKLPQAKIIHLATHGLFDDFQGLQSAIALAPSKQDDGLLTAEEILSLKLNADLVVLSACNTGRGRITGDGVIGLSRSLFIAGTPSVIVSLWSVPDSPTAELMTEFYTNLNQNKLDKAQALRQAMLKIKEQYPNKPLNWAAFTLIGEAE, from the coding sequence ATGCAACTCAAAAAAATTTTTATTCTAGCGATCGCTACTTTCATTACTACTTTTTTACACTCATCAATCAACTTCAAAGGACTGACTCCAGTAGAACAAGTACTGGCGCAAACTCCTGCTGACCGCAAAGCAGAAGCAGATAGGCTGTATCAGCAAGGTGATCAGCAGATTCAGATTGGTCAACCTAAAGCAGCACTACAATTCTTTCAACAAGCACTGGTTATCTATCAAAAAATTGGCGATCGCAATGGCGAAGCCTTGAGTCTCAATTATATTGCCATAGTTGAACGCGCACGAGGCGATTATACTCAAGCGCTAAACTTTTACAACCAAGCTTTAAATATTTTCCGAGAATTAGGCGATCGCTTGAATGAAGGAACTGCTCTCAATAATATTGGAAAAGTTTATGAAGGTTTGGGACAATATCCTCAAGCACTAGACTTTTATCAACAGGCTTTAGCTATTCGCAGACAAGTTGGTGATAAGTCTGGCGAAGCCTTTACCCTCAACGACCTTGGATTTATCAATACTAGTTTAGGACAGTATCCCCAAGCGCTAAATTTCTGGCAGCAATCTTTAGATATTTTTAGACAAATTGGCAACCAGAGACAAGAAGCATCAACCCTTAATAGCATTGGTTTTTATTACCGGACTATAGATCAGTATCCTAAAGCTATAGACTATTATCAACAAGCCTTCGTTATTTTTAAAAAACTTGGAATTCGTCGGGGTGAAGCAGCTTATTTCAACAACATTGGAGATTTTCACCGCTACCAAGGTGAGTATTCCCAGGCGCAAGAGTTATTTCAGCAAGCCCTAGCTATTTTTAAAGAAGTAGGCGATCGCACTGGTGAAGGGGTTGCTCTCAGCAACATTGGTAGAGTTTACAATCATCAGGATCAGTTTCCTCAAGCGCTGAAATTCTTTGGAGAAGCTTTAGCTATTTTTAAAGAAGTTGGTGACAAAGTAGGTGAAGCACGAACTCTTAGATATATCGGTAGTACGTTTTATCAATCTGGCAAGTTTGTGGAAGCAGAAAAAACTCTCCGAGATGGAATAGAACTTTTAGAATCTCTACGCCCAAGGTTAAGTGATGCTAATAAAATCTCAATTTTTGAAACACAAACTATCACTTATCAATTGCTACAAAAAGTTCTGATTGCCCAAAATAAAAATAATGAGGCATTAGAAATATCCGAACGCGGTCGCGCTAGGGCATTTGTTCAATTACTTCAATCTCGATTATCACCTAGTTTACAAAGTGATGAAAACATCCCAAAAGTAAAAACTGAAGGAATTCAAAAAAATGCCAAAGCTCAAAATGCAATTTTTGTTCAATATTCCATAATTACTGATGAATTTAAATTTGCAGGTACACAACAAAGTAAAGAATCAGAATTATATATTTGGGTAATCAAACCCACAGGTGAAGTTACCTTCCGTAAAGTAGATCTAAAACCCCTGTGGCAAAAACAAAATACCTCTTTGAAAGATTTAATTACCACTACTCGTACATCTCTGGGAATTGACGATAAAAGCCGTAATTTGTTTGACGTAAAAATTGTCAATCCTCAAGATGAAAAAATACAAAAACAAAGCTTAAAAACACTGCATAAACTTCTGATTCAACCCATTGCTAACCTCTTACCCACCGACCCAAATCAACGTGTTGTTTTTGTCCCTCAAGGTGACTTGTTCCTCGTTCCCTTTCCTGCACTACAAGACGAAAAAGACAAATATTTAATTGAAAAACATACTATCCTCACTTCCCCAGCGATTCAAGTATTAGAATTAACTCGTCAGCAACGAAATAAAGTCAAGCAAGCTTCTGTTTCTGAAGCTTTAGTCGTGGGTAATCCCACTATGCCCAACTTTGCAGCCAAAATTGACGAAAAACCGCAAAAATTAGCAACTCTACCAGGCGCAAAACGTGAAGCAGAAGCGATCGCACCCATCTTAAATACTAAAGCATTAACAGGCGATGCAGCCACCGAAACCGCCATCAAAGCCAAACTTCCCCAAGCCAAAATCATTCATTTAGCCACCCACGGCTTATTCGATGACTTCCAAGGCTTGCAAAGTGCGATCGCACTCGCACCCAGCAAGCAAGATGATGGTTTACTCACCGCTGAAGAAATTCTCAGTTTGAAACTGAATGCAGATTTAGTTGTTCTCAGTGCTTGTAACACAGGTAGAGGTCGGATTACTGGTGATGGCGTAATTGGGTTATCACGTTCATTATTTATCGCCGGAACTCCCAGCGTAATTGTTTCTCTGTGGTCTGTTCCCGATTCACCCACCGCCGAATTGATGACAGAATTTTATACCAATCTCAATCAAAATAAACTCGATAAAGCCCAAGCTTTACGCCAAGCCATGCTCAAAATCAAAGAACAATATCCCAATAAACCCCTAAATTGGGCAGCCTTCACACTCATTGGTGAAGCTGAGTAA
- a CDS encoding caspase family protein, giving the protein MIKRRHFIQFASSTFAAFGLSQIDVIQKGNRYAQVLSQTTPRKLALLVGINNYLKNERGDNLKGCVTDVDLQQELLIHRFGFDPKNILRLTSDPADKQPTRKNILEAFEEHLIKQAKPGDVVVFHFSGHGSRLSDPDPIQQCKDDKYNSTLIPADDGENGVTKDIMGRTLFLLISALNTENVTVVLDSCFSGGGTRGNLIIRSANGDNLQPSPEEIAYQQRWIKQLKLDSEQLLNLRCASQRKGIAFAAAKNEQLAADATFDGFSAGAFTYLMTQYLWQQTGSGRNMISQITYSIKSLSGQEPLIDGDESKPVYFINNKVPPTDAVIIKGEGKQATLWLGGVDKESLETFTKGAIFTIINNQGKTSATVKLVSPRRGLIAQAELADNRGINSLKPGMLLQESTRIIPADLKLSIGLDPSLAGDTNAAKKAIETINRIAAIPAQNQNPPYPNGVQYIFSRMTNSYRQKLQQQLTENLPVVNSIGLFTEGLELVSQSFGDAKETVKDAVQRLETKLKSLLAARILKKTLNTNSSELDLEVSINLVDNPSQIIAKTVTSRSKNNRQVSDKIYPRKIPLEQLFQFKITNYESAPVYCSILLFDSSGELSVIFPYQWSAPEESMRLAPKQTLVVGNPQELRLQAIQKGTGEALIIVSRKPLKNAVKTMKALAAEQKRDAEPIDFPRGSSRGPDEVIGDLLNDLRDARGGGITATPVSNSDMATLSITFDVG; this is encoded by the coding sequence ATGATAAAACGCCGTCATTTCATACAATTTGCCTCCTCAACTTTTGCTGCTTTCGGTTTAAGCCAAATCGATGTCATCCAAAAAGGAAACCGCTACGCCCAAGTCTTATCACAAACCACGCCTCGCAAATTAGCGCTATTAGTAGGAATTAATAATTATCTCAAGAACGAAAGAGGTGATAACTTAAAAGGATGTGTTACCGATGTAGATTTACAGCAAGAACTTTTAATCCATCGCTTTGGTTTTGACCCCAAAAATATTCTGAGATTAACAAGTGACCCAGCCGACAAACAACCCACACGCAAAAATATTCTAGAAGCATTTGAAGAACATCTAATTAAGCAAGCCAAACCTGGTGATGTAGTAGTTTTCCATTTTTCTGGTCATGGTTCCCGACTATCAGACCCCGACCCCATCCAACAATGCAAAGATGATAAATATAACAGCACTTTAATACCTGCTGATGATGGTGAGAATGGTGTGACAAAAGACATCATGGGACGTACTTTATTTTTATTAATCTCTGCATTAAATACAGAAAATGTTACTGTAGTTTTAGACAGTTGTTTTTCTGGCGGTGGTACGCGAGGTAATTTGATAATCAGGAGTGCAAATGGTGATAATTTGCAACCATCCCCAGAAGAAATTGCTTATCAGCAACGCTGGATAAAACAGTTGAAACTTGACTCAGAACAACTTCTTAATCTTCGCTGTGCTAGTCAGCGCAAAGGAATAGCCTTTGCTGCTGCTAAAAACGAACAATTAGCAGCTGATGCTACTTTTGATGGCTTTTCTGCTGGCGCGTTTACTTACTTGATGACGCAATATCTTTGGCAGCAAACTGGTAGTGGTAGGAATATGATTTCTCAAATTACTTATAGCATAAAATCACTTTCTGGTCAAGAACCTTTAATAGATGGTGATGAAAGCAAACCAGTATATTTTATTAACAATAAAGTGCCGCCAACTGACGCAGTTATTATCAAAGGTGAAGGCAAACAAGCAACTTTATGGCTTGGTGGAGTAGACAAAGAAAGTTTAGAAACATTTACAAAAGGTGCTATTTTTACGATCATAAACAATCAGGGAAAAACCTCTGCAACAGTGAAGTTGGTATCTCCCCGTCGCGGCTTAATAGCACAAGCAGAACTTGCAGACAACAGAGGAATAAATTCTCTCAAGCCAGGAATGCTGTTACAAGAATCTACTCGGATAATTCCCGCTGATTTAAAGTTAAGTATTGGTTTAGATCCTTCCCTTGCTGGTGATACAAACGCAGCAAAAAAAGCCATAGAAACCATCAATCGGATTGCAGCCATACCAGCCCAAAATCAAAACCCACCATATCCAAATGGTGTACAGTATATTTTCAGTCGCATGACTAATAGCTATCGACAAAAATTGCAGCAGCAACTTACAGAAAACTTGCCTGTGGTTAACAGTATTGGTTTATTTACTGAAGGCTTGGAACTCGTATCACAATCTTTTGGTGATGCCAAAGAAACAGTAAAAGATGCTGTCCAGCGTTTAGAAACTAAACTCAAATCTTTGCTTGCAGCTCGTATTCTCAAAAAAACCTTGAATACCAATTCATCAGAATTAGATTTGGAAGTTTCTATAAATTTAGTAGATAATCCTAGCCAGATTATAGCTAAAACTGTCACATCACGTAGTAAAAATAATCGTCAAGTTTCAGATAAAATTTATCCGCGTAAGATACCTCTGGAACAACTGTTTCAATTCAAAATCACTAATTATGAATCTGCTCCAGTCTATTGTTCCATCTTATTATTTGATTCTAGTGGTGAATTATCAGTAATATTCCCCTATCAATGGTCAGCACCTGAAGAATCGATGCGATTAGCGCCAAAGCAAACACTAGTAGTTGGTAATCCACAAGAACTCAGGTTACAAGCAATCCAAAAAGGTACTGGAGAAGCATTAATTATTGTCAGTCGCAAACCATTAAAGAATGCTGTCAAAACAATGAAAGCTTTAGCAGCAGAACAAAAACGTGATGCTGAACCAATAGATTTTCCCAGAGGTTCATCTAGAGGCCCAGATGAAGTTATTGGTGATTTGCTTAATGATTTGAGAGATGCGCGTGGTGGTGGTATTACAGCCACACCAGTCAGTAATTCTGATATGGCTACTCTCTCCATCACTTTCGATGTTGGTTAA